TTTTTTTATAGTTTTGTTTTTCATGATAATAGTTTTTTTAATTCCTGCTTTTAACAATGTAAAGTTTTCTTTCAAAAAGAATTTTTATAGATTTTTTATATCTGTTTTCGTATCCTTTAGGGGTAGATAAAACTCTAGGATCTTTGTGTCATGCAAGACGACACTGTATTTGAAATTTCCTGCAGTTCCCTGGGATTTTCTTTAAGTTTTCGCCATTCTGGGCGCTATCTCCATCCATAGTCTTCTTTTTTCATTCTTTATTTTTCCTTAGGGTCCCTTGAGCTTGGTTGAGCTTGGGGAAGAAGTGTTTTGTTGGCAAGGAATATGGATATGAACTTTTCAGTATTTTTGTTTTGTTTATTAGGGATTCAGGTGTTTTGTTTTTATGTTGGGCATCGTTGTGGCTCAGGAGTTTCCAGTGATCGCGAGAGTTATTTCCTAGCAGGGAGGAGCTTGAAGGTCTTTCCGTTGATGATGACATTCATTGCGACGCAAATAGGAGGAGGGGTACTTCTTGGCGCTGCTGAAGAGGCGTTTTCCTACGGGTATGGTGTGGTTCTTTATCCTTTTGGGGTATCTTTAGGCCTGATTCTTTTAGGGATGGGGCCGGGGAGAAAACTTGCTTCGGGGTCTTTGTTTACTGTTGTAGCGATTTTTGAGGTGGTTTATAGGTCTAAGGCTTTGAGGAAGATCGCCTTTTTCCTCTCTGCAGTGTCGTTATTTTTTATTCTCGTTGCGCAGGTAGTGGCTTTGGACAAGCTATTTTGTACCTTCCCCTACGGCAGATCCCTAGTATTGGGATTTTGGATGATCCTCGCATGCTACACTTCTACAGGAGGTTTTCGGGGGGTTGTCAAAACTGATATGATCCAGGCTTTGTTTCTTCTTGTGGCCGTTGTGGGTTGTGGGGTTGCTGTATGGTTTTGCGCTCCAAAAACTTTAGAGGTAGTTCGGGAGTTTCAGCCTCTTCCTAAGGGGAAGTTGTCCAATTGGATTGTCATGCCGATGCTTTTTATGCTTATTGAGCAAGATATGGTACAAAGGTGTATGGCCGCAGCTTCCCCAAGGGGATTAAGGATCGCTGCAGTAGCTGCAGGGTGCATCATTTTGGTTTTTAACTTTGTTCCGTTGTTCTTAGGCTCCCTTGGAGGAAAGGTCGGAGTTTTAGGGACATGCCCCCTTATTGGTACCGTAGGGTATTTTTGTGGTCCTTCTGTTGCTGCTGTAATAGCTGCAGCAATTGGCGTGGCGATTCTTTCTACTGCAGATTCACTAATTAGCGCTTTGGCACAGCTCATCAGTGAGGAGATCCCTGCTTTGCGCGTGCGCTACGATCGTTATATAGTTTTAGGTTTAGCAGCTGCGGCTCCTCTTGCGGCTATCGGCTTTACCAATATCGTCGATGTATTGATCCTAAGCTATAGCCTTTCTGTCTGTTGTCTTTCTGTCCCTATAGGATTTTCTTTATTTTTTAACTACCGCCCTGCGTCTCTTTCGGGCTGGGCTGCTGTTCTTTGTGGCGGGGGAAGCTACATTCTCGGCCACTACACCCCTTTAAACCTTAGTGATCTTTTTTCCTGGGGGTGTTCTTTACTTGCCTTTAGTGTTGCCGAGGGAATGTGGATGTTAAAAAGGCGCAGACAGTATCTATGCAATGAGCGTGTAGATGCCCAAGGTGAATAAAGGCTCCATCTCTTGGCTCAAGCCAAGAGATGGAAGATTAAGAGTTATTCAAGACGTAGGGTGGGGGAGTGTTTAAGCTGTAATAGGATATCGATAAGAGAAGAGAGCACAGCTTGTGAGAACGTCTCGTCAGAGTGGTTGAGAATCCCTTTTAAGAGTTCCCTGCTATAGTGGATGATCCAAGAGAGGATATAGAGTAGGCATTGTAAGACATAATATTTGCATGCTTGTTTTAACATTAAACCTCCAAGAGAAAACACGCAGTTTTTCTATTTTAAGTAGCACATAGTGAAAATAGGATTTTCTCAGCAATATAAAATTTTCATTTTTAGCAACTTAAGCATTAGCTGTAGGCTGGCATGAGGAACTTCTGAGAAAACTCTTGGAGTTGCTGTGGCGTAATGTGCTGTTTCCCGTCACAAAGGGCTGTTTGGGGAGCTTGATGCACCTCGATCATTACCCCATCTGCTCCTGCAGCAAGAGCTGCAGCCGCAAGGGGGAGGACTAAGGAGCTCTTCCCTGCAGCATGTGAAGGATCTGCAATGATTGGCAGGGAGGAGATTTCCTTAAGGAGCACTAGGGTGTTGAGATCTAGGGTATAGCGCGTGGAGGTTTCAAAGGTGCGGATGCCTCGCTCGCAAAGGATCACCCCAGGACAAGAGGTAGAAGAAAGAAGATATTCCGCTGCAGATAACCACTCTTCCAAGGTGGCGGAAGGGTGGCGTTTGAGAATCACAGGTCGCTGTGCAAGACTTACCTCTTGTAAGAGAGG
This genomic stretch from Chlamydia pecorum E58 harbors:
- a CDS encoding sodium:solute symporter family transporter — translated: MNFSVFLFCLLGIQVFCFYVGHRCGSGVSSDRESYFLAGRSLKVFPLMMTFIATQIGGGVLLGAAEEAFSYGYGVVLYPFGVSLGLILLGMGPGRKLASGSLFTVVAIFEVVYRSKALRKIAFFLSAVSLFFILVAQVVALDKLFCTFPYGRSLVLGFWMILACYTSTGGFRGVVKTDMIQALFLLVAVVGCGVAVWFCAPKTLEVVREFQPLPKGKLSNWIVMPMLFMLIEQDMVQRCMAAASPRGLRIAAVAAGCIILVFNFVPLFLGSLGGKVGVLGTCPLIGTVGYFCGPSVAAVIAAAIGVAILSTADSLISALAQLISEEIPALRVRYDRYIVLGLAAAAPLAAIGFTNIVDVLILSYSLSVCCLSVPIGFSLFFNYRPASLSGWAAVLCGGGSYILGHYTPLNLSDLFSWGCSLLAFSVAEGMWMLKRRRQYLCNERVDAQGE
- the aroF gene encoding 3-deoxy-7-phosphoheptulonate synthase: MRFLRRVPIPTFTYPLPHSLKKHPNDTPSLQLSPEVSLGEGGLPILIAGPCALESYEHAVSAGLAVKQAGATIFRGSIRKPRTSPYTFQGWDPECVLWHKEAQRIHGLLTETEVLDVRDVEVIAEHVDILRIGARNMQNFPLLQEVSLAQRPVILKRHPSATLEEWLSAAEYLLSSTSCPGVILCERGIRTFETSTRYTLDLNTLVLLKEISSLPIIADPSHAAGKSSLVLPLAAAALAAGADGVMIEVHQAPQTALCDGKQHITPQQLQEFSQKFLMPAYS